CCCGATGGGTTGTAAAACACATCATACACATCACCCGGCATGGCCACAAAGGCCCCGCCCATGGCAGATGCCCGTGCCCCAACAGGTGTTCGTAAGAAATCAAAACCTGTGGTACCCGCCTGTACCGACCCGGCGACCAGAAGGCCAAAAAGACCAACAAGAAATGTATTCAGAATATTCTTCATGTTCATGACCTCTTTGATTGATTTCCTTTTCATTCCAAATGTAACTCAAACATTGGGCCAAAATATTTCAGAGTAAACCGGTGCGACATTTTCCAACAAAAAAGATACTAACAATCTGATTTTATAAAAGTTACATAACTATTCCGAAAATTCGGCCAAGGGCGCTTTTTGCGCCCCCAGTGAATCATCCCGATTCACGTCCGCAGGTGTTTCGAGACACATCCAAAACAGTCCTTAACATTGATGATTCATGTTAAATGTGAAACGTAATAAAATGTAGTCATTTTTTGTGAAAAATCAAGTATTTTTTGGTGCGACAAAGGTTGCTGAAGGGGGAATGGGGCTTGTGCGTTGCCCTATTGAAGAAGGCATATTTGGACACGGTTCGCATCGAGTTTACATTGAGGCAGATAAACGTACTCGATACATGCAGAACAGAGGAAACAGGTGTTCAAAGCCTTTTACTGATTCTTGGCTTTCTGAAATTTTAGTTCAAACATTTTTATCGATTTTTTCTGCTCCAATTTTACTTTGAACGATATTTCTTCATAGTTATTCAGGACAACGCCCACCACACGTCTGTCCAGAAAGTGGTGAGCCGCCTGTGATTGCAGGATTTCTCTGATGAGCACTTTTTCCATGCTCCTCCGATAGGGCCGATCCTCATTCAGGGCGGTAAAAATATCCGCAACAGCCAAGATTCGGGCCCCCAGGTTAATTCTATCCGCCCCGATATGAAACGGGTAGCCCGAGCCATCCAATTTTTCATGATGAAAAGCCGCCCATTCCGCAATGTGACCGAGACCACCAATGGTGGTCAAAACGGTATAGGTGAAATACGTGTGCTGCTTCATGACATCAAATTCTTCCTTCGTTAATCGTCCCGGTTTTTCCAGAATCGCATTGGGCACGGCAAGTTTCCCCAAATCGTGAAAAAATCCCGCGACTTTCATCTCAGCGACTTCCGCATCAGTAAATCCAAAATATTGCGCAAGCATAACAGCACACTGTGCCACGCCGGTCGAGTGGGTTGCCGTAAATCGCGACTTGAAGTCGATAATATTACGAAAAATAGACGCAATTGAAGAAATATTTTTCCGCTCGATTTCGACCTTTCGAAATGGTCCAACATGGAGCAACAACGAATAAAGACGGGGCGATGTTAAATCCAGCCAAAAATCCTCATATTTTGAGAGCTGCATGAACACATCCACAACATCCGAATGAATCCGGGTACCTGCCAGAGCCGACACCTTTTTATTGAGCCGGTCTACCTGATGAAGAATATAGTCCTCCCGTACAATGGAGCGCTCAATCTCATCGGCCAGGCAAAGAATCTGCGATTCCAGAACTCCCGGCGAATCGATGGGCTCATCCCAGTCCTGCCAATACCGGTGGTGATAGCGGACGATTTTTGCTGAGGGTTTCAACAGCGGCGACAATTTAAACAATGCCTCGCCAATGATGCAGTGGGTCTCCGGACTCACCTTCTCAAATCCCACGTGAAGCTGAACCTTTTCCTCCAGCGACAGAGCCCCAATATCGTGCAACAGAGCCGCCAGGTAAATATTCTCCACCTTCTTTTCCGGAAGCCCCGCCGCCAGAGCCAATTTCCAGGCAATAAATGCCGTCCGCATCTGATGTGAGGCAATGCGGGGACTCGCAATGTCCATGGCATCTGAAAGGGATAACAGGAAGTTGTTGAATCTCACGGTTAATTCTTGTATCATGGGAATACCTCTTAAAAATCATATTGGAAAACACAAAAGTCAAAACCACGGAAAGCCCATGGAACCACAAATCCTAATCTTACAAAAATATTGGTCAGGGACGAGGAGCGCCTGCTCATAAAAGAATCCCCATAGCACACAGCAAAGCTCACATAATTTAGATCGGCTATATTTGGCCAAAGCTTTATTTTGATAAATATGATTTATTTCGATATATTTGTTCAGTTTTCGGGGTAAACACAAAATAAGGCAAAAAAGGGGGGTTCGTTTATTCTTTTGATTCACGACCGAAATTTTTTTTCTTCGAATGAAACAGCGCACTCGCCGGAATCTCCTGCTTGACGATACCCGGCCCTTTCCAACTGACGCGGTTGGCCAAGCCGCCGCCCATTTGAAAATATTTCTGCTCAATCCGGTACAGTCCCGCTTTCAACCCGATGGTTCTGGAAACGGGAAAGGCAGTGTGCGGACCGTCGATGTTGATGAACTCGCGGCCGTCCAGGTAGAGAATGCTGCCGTCATTCGACTCGACGTAAAAGGTATACACGCCGTCCCGCGGGATTTTGATGTAGCCGCGATAGATGTAGGCAAAGGCCTGGCTGTGCGGGCGTTCGGTAATGCTAAAATTGGAGATGACTCCCGTCGCTTTTGGCCGGTAGTGATCCAACTCGTTGACGGAGAGCACGTTCACCTCAAAGTACTCGAATTGCAGCCCCGGCTCGAAATCGTTTCCCTGGTAATTCTTAAAATTGACCCATTCGACGCTTTTCAGTTTTTCGATTTTGCGCACGGTCACGCCGCTCGGTAACAGACCGTCCCTGGTGGCGATCATTTTGAGTTCCGTCGTTTGGTGCAGCTCGAACGGGCCGCGGTACAACATCGATCTTTGCGTCGGCTCGCTGCCGTCGAGGGTGTAATAAATCTGTGCGCCGGGGGTGTCGCAGTGGAGCGACACGGTGGCCTTTTTGAAAAAGTAGTTTTCCTTGACGGTGTAATAGGGGATGGCCACAGCGGGGACAAATGTGTGCGCTGGCGGACGCTCGCTTTTAGCCGCACCCCACTGCTTGTTTGGCGCCGCCGCCATTTCAAAGATGAACTTACCGCCGTCGAGAATTTGTTGATGCCGAAACCAGGGTTTGGTCCAGGGCTCGCCGTTCAATGCCGCCGACCGGATGTATTGATTTTGTGGCGAGACGTTTTCGGCGCGAATGACAAAGGTTTTGCCATTCTCAAGATGGATGGTCGCGCGGTCGAATATCGGACTGCCAATGGCGTAAACGGATTCGCCCGGACAGACCGGGTAAAAGCCCAGGGCGCTCAACACATACCAGGCCGACATTTGACCGCAATCCTCGTTGCCGCTCAGCCCGTCCGGTTGATCATCGTATAATTCAGCGAGAATCCGGCGCACCATGCGCTGCGTTTTGAACGGCGCACCGGCGTAAGTGTACATGTAGGCGATCTGGTGACTCGGCTCATTGCCGTGCGCATACTGGCCGATGAGGCCGCTGGCGTCGACAACATTTTTGTCCCAGGGCGACTGGTGGGTAAAAAGTGTGTCCAGCCAGGCGACAAATTTCCGGTCGCCGCCGATCAGGTCAATCAGTCCCCGGACGTCGTGGGGCACAAAGGCACTGTACTGAAAAGAATTTCCCTCGACATAATGGCCGCTGTTTTCCGCGGGATCAAAGGGCGCTACCCAGGTGTGATCGAAATTCCGCGGCCGCATAAAGCCGGTGGTGGAATCGAACACATTGCGATAGAATTGGGCACGCTGCTGGTAGAGCCGCCAGTCGTCCCGCCGCCCCAGATTCTTTGCCATTTCGGCAACACACCAATCATTGTAGGCATATTCGACAACCATGGAAACCGAGCCGCCGCGTCCCTCAATATCAGCCGGGATGTAGCCCAGGTTGTTGTAGTAGTCAATATTTTCCATCGCCTGCTTCATGCCCTCGAAAGCCAGGTTGACGTCAAAATCCCGGATGCCCTTATTCCAGGCATCCAGAATCACCGGCAGCGCGTGATTGCCGATCATCACCCCGGACAGGTTGCCGGCAATTTCCCAGCGGGGAAGCCGTCCCGCCTGGCGATACATATCCAGAAACGTCAGAATGAAATCATGCATTCGCAATGGCTCCAAAATGGTCAGCAGCGGCATTTGCGCGCGGAACACATCCCAGAGGGAAAAAATCGTATAATTGGTAAAGCCTTTGGCGCGGTGCACCTTATGATCGACGCCGCGGTAGCGGCCGTCCACATCCATGAAAATTGTCGGGGCCAGAGCCGTGTGATACAGCGCCGTGTAAAAGATACGGCGTTCTTTTTCACTGCCGCCCCGGACATCAATTTTGGCAAGATAATCGTTCCAGGCCTTTTCCGCCTTTTTTCGAACACCGTCAAAATCCCAGCCCTTGTTTTCCGCCTCAAGATTTTTTTTGGCGCCATCGATATCAACCGCCGAAATGCCGACCTTGACCAGGATTTTTTCATTCGCCTCCGTATTCCAGCGGACAAAGGCCTTGATATTCCTGCCCTCCGCCCGGCGCACGCCGTCGGCAAGGGTATCGTTGACGGCGATTCCGAATGCCTTGAATGGTTTTGAAAAACGGGCGAAAAAATAGACATATTGATCGGCAGCCCAGCCTGTGGAGCGCCGGAACCCCGCGATCTCGGAATTGCCGATGATTTGGATGCCCGACTCAACGACTTTATCGCGGTGCTTCAGGTCGATGATCACGTTTGCCCGATTGGATTTGGGAAACGTATAGCGGTGAAAGCCGGTTCGCGTCGTCGCCGTCAACTCGGCGAGGATATGGTCGTCGTCAAGCAGAACACGATAGTAACCCGGTGAGGCTGTTTCATTTTCGTGGCGAAACGCAGAACGGTAGCCGCTTTTGCTGTCGCGCTCATCCCCGGCGCGCCACTGTACCTCCCCAATGGTCGGCATGAACAGGATGTCACAAAACTCCGGCGAGCCCGTGCCGCTGAGATGGGTGTGACTGAATCCCATGATCGTACGGTCGGAATAATGGTAGCCCGACGAGCCGTCCCAGTTCTCCCCGCGCGTATCGGGACTGAGCTGCACCATGCCAAACGGCACAGTCGCCCCGGGGTAGGTATGCCCGTGCCCCCCGGTTCCAATAAACGGATCGACCATTTGGATGTAATCTTGCGCTTTTGCGTTTAAAGTAAAAAGGCTGCTGAACAGGAATACAAGAATA
This portion of the Calditrichota bacterium genome encodes:
- a CDS encoding HD domain-containing protein, translating into MIQELTVRFNNFLLSLSDAMDIASPRIASHQMRTAFIAWKLALAAGLPEKKVENIYLAALLHDIGALSLEEKVQLHVGFEKVSPETHCIIGEALFKLSPLLKPSAKIVRYHHRYWQDWDEPIDSPGVLESQILCLADEIERSIVREDYILHQVDRLNKKVSALAGTRIHSDVVDVFMQLSKYEDFWLDLTSPRLYSLLLHVGPFRKVEIERKNISSIASIFRNIIDFKSRFTATHSTGVAQCAVMLAQYFGFTDAEVAEMKVAGFFHDLGKLAVPNAILEKPGRLTKEEFDVMKQHTYFTYTVLTTIGGLGHIAEWAAFHHEKLDGSGYPFHIGADRINLGARILAVADIFTALNEDRPYRRSMEKVLIREILQSQAAHHFLDRRVVGVVLNNYEEISFKVKLEQKKSIKMFELKFQKAKNQ